A genome region from Coffea arabica cultivar ET-39 chromosome 7e, Coffea Arabica ET-39 HiFi, whole genome shotgun sequence includes the following:
- the LOC113701189 gene encoding putative late blight resistance protein homolog R1A-3 encodes MAGTVVNDSPNSSTGCFDSARNYLDRFEYRIDYGSYHIAVLKMGISLLETFDLYIRKCRRRRSKRGTCLEKDEDKDDAKSDRLSSISFRIQDLVWGIRRRLDCGASDHRGIKCELNKIGENINLFFETDIKELDIIRLLLYYSLEDLQLVMDFTDSISVNLKRLSSYCKFHAYEALRTVLETLQEKLMFLKSFARFATLQGVEGQPLIDLLGHVEVVVVNAVSLAFTFWFQRRNEKVRDEMKFEISQLIHKMIDPVDPQVREIYTHVLEASKLSKSSYTLAVKENRHLLVEFIDYLLQSIMGIITECYTSFVDAVNDQMLKLLEGVRFLSVLLSLEQEKFDELNDAMNDLIGVAVSDAGIVTFSLSTNEMKEGLCKDTDLALSNLLQELQFIIAEAAHVYPLTSSSSLSFPRTKELGSLDFLLGTLEELVSSTADSIAFPNDQIRTILEDLVFLRFVLGNIVEQCNRDEKLQALWSRIMKVAYSAELKFDSALLGDKCEPCLDAVARDVHLMKIEAEEVYGCIRYDGETQRVTKTTINMPSQVTAPISTEALVGLNDEVESIIDRLVRGSRQLDIIAIVGMPGLGKTTLANTIYSDPTVECHFHIRAWCCFSQAYTKHSLLVQILCSIDCESHIQYLDNNEDDMADKLRKLLKRNRYLIVLDDVWDIVGWDSLKHSLPDDCNGSRILLTSRFQKLSLLIKPDSEPHHLRPLTDNESCELLQKKLFAKKDCPPTLSKVVLNIAKYCKGLPLAVVLVAGILAITKQDCWKEVVRHLISSIYVDNEHCMKTIEQSYNYLPDYLKPCLLYFGAFQEDRDIPVRKLLCLWISEGFVQKTEGKSLEDVADDYLMDLIGRSLVMAAQQRSLGGIKTCRIHDLVHEFCVKKAKEERFLQILHGDNLLTFTGPCDPHRLVVYPSTRRGPKNSRLFFPNLCSLLFSDCTYTELDIISRKVLSSKLLRVLDCRNDPWSRADFPSEVVFLVHLRYLNITSDRGEIPSAIANLSRLETFVVGGPLTSYFLPNTIWNIKTLRHLVVSASLGGFIFPINSLEGSPDLEHLDTLTLSIWNPSRDLQKILTKLPSIRRLRCVGDSNGASAGILVLDYLSRLESLKMRFLIGYEFEFPLNLRKLTLIDNNQPWSIISAIGKLHNLVVLKLCRVSFLGKKWEMEEGEFSNLRFLKLSGLNIRCWTASSDNFSCLEKLVLHQCYDLEEVPSCLGETLTLGMIEVKLCHESTVNSVKQIQQEQIDLGNKGLKIIIKQEIG; translated from the coding sequence ATGGCAGGTACCGTGGTGAACGACTCCCCCAACAGTAGCACTGGTTGCTTCGATTCTGCTCGTAATTATCTGGACCGCTTTGAATACAGGATCGATTATGGCAGCTATCATATCGCAGTGCTGAAGATGGGGATAAGTCTATTGGAAACCTTTGATCTGTATATTAGAAAGtgtaggaggaggaggagcaaACGGGGTACGTGTTTGGAAAAAGACGAGGACAAGGATGATGCTAAGTCTGACAGACTTAGTAGTATTTCTTTCCGGATTCAAGATCTGGTTTGGGGGATACGGCGCAGACTTGACTGTGGTGCGTCAGATCATAGAGGCATCAAATGTGAGCTCAACAAAATCGGTGAAAATATCAACTTGTTTTTTGAAACAGATATCAAGGAATTGGACATCATCCGTTTGTTGCTTTACTACTCACTGGAAGACTTGCAACTAGTTATGGATTTCACCGATTCCATATCAGTTAATCTAAAGCGTCTTTCCTCATACTGCAAATTTCATGCATATGAAGCTCTAAGGACTGTACTGGAAACCCTTCAAGAGAAGCTAATGTTCTTGAAGAGTTTCGCTCGCTTTGCAACACTACAAGGTGTTGAGGGTCAGCCATTGATAGATCTGTTGGGTCACGTTGAGGTTGTGGTGGTCAATGCTGTTAGCTTGGCTTTTACATTTTGGTTTCAAAGGCGCAATGAGAAAGTGCGcgatgaaatgaaatttgaaatttctcaaCTAATACACAAGATGATTGATCCCGTTGATCCCCAAGTCCGAGAGATTTATACCCATGTCCTGGAAGCTTCCAAGTTATCAAAATCATCCTACACTTTAGCTGTGAAGGAGAATAGGCATCTATTGGTTGAGTTTATTGATTATCTCCTGCAAAGTATCATGGGGATCATAACAGAATGTTATACCAGTTTCGTGGATGCGGTGAACGATCAAATGCTAAAGCTCCTTGAGGGAGTAAGATTCCTGAGTGTCCTTCTTAGCCTGGAGCAGGAGAAGTTCGATGAGCTAAATGATGCAATGAATGATCTTATTGGAGTTGCAGTCTCTGATGCAGGTATTGTGACTTTCTCCCTTTCtacaaatgaaatgaaagaagGCTTGTGCAAGGACACAGATCTGGCTCTTTCTAACTTGCTCCAAGAGCTCCAGTTCATCATTGCAGAAGCTGCACATGTTTATCCActaacatcatcatcatcactcaGTTTCCCAAGGACTAAAGAACTGGgttctcttgattttcttctAGGAACTCTCGAGGAACTAGTGAGTTCGACAGCTGATTCAATTGCTTTTCCAAACGATCAAATCCGCACAATCCTAGAAGATCTTGTATTCTTAAGATTTGTCCTAGGGAATATTGTGGAGCAATGCAATAGGGATGAAAAACTCCAAGCTCTTTGGAGTCGTATCATGAAGGTTGCATACAGTGCAGAATTAAAATTTGACTCTGCACTGCTTGGTGATAAATGTGAACCATGTTTGGATGCTGTTGCCAGAGATGTACATCTCATGAAGATTGAGGCTGAAGAGGTCTATGGTTGCATTAGATATGATGGTGAAACTCAAAGAGTTACCAAGACGACTATTAACATGCCATCACAAGTTACAGCTCCAATATCCACTGAAGCTCTGGTGGGTCTCAATGATGAGGTAGAAAGTATAATTGATAGACTTGTGAGAGGATCAAGGCAGCTAGATATCATTGCCATTGTGGGTATGCCTGGACTTGGTAAGACAACATTAGCCAATACAATTTATAGTGATCCTACAGTAGAGTGCCACTTCCACATTCGTGCATGGTGTTGCTTTTCTCAAGCGTATACCAAGCATAGTTTGTTAGTTCAGATTTTGTGTAGTATTGATTGTGAGAGCCATATCCAGTATCTTGACAATAATGAAGATGATATGGCTGACAAGCTACGCAAATTGTTGAAGAGAAATAGGTATCTCATCGTTTTGGATGATGTTTGGGACATTGTGGGGTGGGATTCGTTGAAACACTCACTGCCAGATGATTGCAATGGAAGTAGGATTCTCTTAACCAGCAGATTTCAAAAATTGTCTTTGCTAATTAAACCTGATAGCGAGCCACACCATCTTCGCCCACTTACAGATAATGAGAGTTGTGAATTGCTGCAAAAAAAGTTATTTGCCAAAAAAGATTGTCCTCCAACATTGAGTAAAGTTGTACTGAACATAGCAAAATACTGTAAGGGCCTACCTCTCGCAGTTGTCCTTGTTGCTGGAATTCTTGCTATTACTAAGCAAGATTGCTGGAAAGAAGTTGTAAGACATCTAATTTCCAGCATTTATGTTGACAATGAACATTGCATGAAGACAATTGAGCAGAGTTATAATTATTTACCAGATTATCTAAAGCCATGCCTTCTTTACTTTGGTGCATTTCAAGAAGACCGAGACATTCCTGTTCGCAAGTTGTTATGTCTTTGGATCTCTGAAGGATTTGTCCAAAAGACTGAAGGAAAGAGCTTAGAGGATGTGGCAGACGACTATTTGATGGATCTAATTGGGAGAAGTTTAGTTATGGCTGCCCAACAAAGATCTTTAGGTGGGATCAAAACTTGCAGAATTCATGATTTGGTACATGAGTTTTGTGTtaagaaagcaaaagaagaacGTTTTCTACAGATTTTACACGGGGATAACCTTCTTACTTTCACTGGCCCGTGTGACCCCCACCGACTGGTTGTCTACCCTAGCACAAGGCGGGGACCTAAAAACTCAAGGCTATTTTTTCCCAATTTGTGCAGTTTGCTCTTCTCTGATTGTACTTATACAGAGCTAGATATAATTTCACGCAAAGTTCTGTCATCTAAACTTCTTAGAGTGTTGGACTGCAGGAATGATCCTTGGTCGAGGGCAGATTTTCCAAGCGAAGTAGTATTCCTTGTTCACTTGAGGTACTTGAACATTACGTCTGATAGAGGGGAAATCCCATCTGCAATAGCCAACCTCTCAAGGTTAGAAACTTTTGTGGTAGGAGGACCCCTTACAAGTTATTTCTTACCTAACACTATCTGGAACATTAAAACTTTGAGGCATCTTGTCGTATCAGCATCACTAGGTGGTTTCATATTTCCCATCAACAGTCTTGAAGGTTCCCCGGATTTAGAACATTTAGACACTTTAACCCTTTCAATCTGGAACCCTTCTCGAGACTTGCAAAAGATACTGACAAAGTTACCAAGCATCCGCAGGCTAAGATGTGTGGGAGACAGTAATGGAGCATCTGCTGGAATTCTCGTGCTGGACTACTTGAGTCGACTAGAATCACTTAAGATGAGGTTTCTTATTGGATATGAGTTTGAGTTCCCattgaatttgagaaagttgaCTCTCATAGATAATAATCAGCCATGGAGTATAATTTCAGCAATTGGAAAGTTGCACAACCTTGTAGTACTTAAATTATGCCGTGTTTCCTTTCTGGGGAAAAAATGGGAAATGGAAGAAGGGGAATTCAGTAACCTTCGATTCTTGAAATTGTCAGGGTTGAATATTCGCTGCTGGACAGCCTCTTCTGATAATTTTTCCTGTCTTGAGAAATTGGTTTTGCATCAGTGTTATGATCTGGAAGAGGTCCCTTCTTGTTTAGGGGAAACCCTCACTCTTGGCATGATTGAGGTGAAATTGTGTCATGAGTCAACTGTAAATTCTGTGAAGCAAATTCAGCAAGAACAGATAGACTTGGGAAATAAGGGCTTAAAGATCATAATTAAACAAGAAATTGGTTAG